From the Verrucomicrobiota bacterium genome, the window CCACCCACCGCTGCCGGGAGGTGGCTTCCTCGCCCACCAGCACGTCTTCGGTCGTCATGCTGGGAGAATCGTCGATCAAAACCACGATTTCTGGATCCTGATCCGGCTCGATGACACTCCGCCACTCCGGCTGCCAGAGGGTCACCACGCCCAAGAGGACGCAGAGAAAGCGCAGGACTTCCAAGCCCAAAGCCACCCGGGTCCGCCCCCGCCTCGTCCAGGCAAACCAAGACAGCACCAGCGTGCCCGCCAGCACCAGCAGGCCGAGCACGAGGGTGAGAGACGAGATATGGAAGACAAGAGGCGACATCACATCACACCGGCGAGCTTTGGGGAGCGAGCGGGTCCACCCGCCGAGCCGGCGGCAAACTCAGGAAGGCCTCCGCCAGCAGAAGCAACAGGACCACCATGACGAAGGTCCGCCAGATCTCGGACACCAGACTCTCTTGCTGGCCCCCACCCACCTCAAAAAGGCTGTAGGGGAGCGAGCCAAAAACCTGATCCACCTCATTTTCCTCGAGAAACTCGGTCCCCGTTTCTTGGATCGGTCGATTGAGAGCCAGGAAGCGGCCCTGGTAGCGATACAGCCCCGCCTGGGTCAGTTGGACCCCCCCTGGGCCCTCTGGGAGCAGCCGTTCCACTACCCCCTCCTCCAGCCCAGGGAGACTCTCTCCCGCCTCCGCCAGGCGAGCTGAACCAAGCTTTCCGCCCCCTTGGCCCAACATCCTCTGCATCATCACGGCCAAGACGAGGGCGTCGGGTCGATTGGGCAGAGCCATCCCCGACCAACGCTCATCCGGCAAGGTGCTGCAAAAGAAGGCCGCGCCCTTGCCGACCACCTTGCGGGCCAGAAAAGGGACATCGTCCGCATAGCTGGCCAGCTCCGTCAGGTCTCCCACCGGCAGCTGGCGGCGGATCACTTCCATGCGGTCCACCGGGAGCGGGAAGCCATCTTCGGCATTGGCCAAGGGCCCCTCATTCGGGACCCAGCCGACGATCTCAAAGGTCGCTTGGGCAGGGGCGTCTTCGATCGCGCTCCAGGCAACCCCCTCGAAGGAGCCCGAATCCTCCAGGCCCGGCGGGAAGAAGAGGACCACTCCCCCGGCTTCCAAAAAGCGGGTCAGTTCATCGGCGACCGGCCCCTCGGGCAGGGGCCCCATCCACCAGACGGCGGCCGAGTTTTCCCAATCCACGGTGTGGGCATTCTCAGGGGTCACGCGCAGGACCTCGCGGTCCCCTTGGGGCGGAGCGGCCGCCAACCCCACCAAGCGAGCCGGCCGATCCACCGGCGCCACCAAACCGGAATGAAGGGGGAGACGCTCGCCAAACGCGAAGAAAACCCGGTTGTCTTGCAGATTGCTATCCGCAGGAAGGCTGACTGAGCCCCATCCGGCCCCTTCCCGATCTCCGAGAGGGATTCGCAAAGGCATGCGAAGACTCTGACTATCGAGTTCCACCTTCGTTTCAAAGCGGGCGTCCTCCAGTCGCACCGCCAGCGTCAGCTCCCGCTGCCGATCCTGCGGCTGAAGAATCTCCAGGCCCACCACGAGGTCGCCTCCTTCACGCTGGGCCTCTCGGAAATTGAGGGTCAAGTTTTCCTGCACGGACTCTCCGCGAAAGGCCAAAAGGCGGACCTTGGGCCGAGTCGGCATTTCCTCAAAGCCGGAGCGAACCGCCGCCCACTTCCCGCCCTCGGGCTGCCAGCTGCTGGTCTCCAAATCGCTCACCACCCAGATCTCCGACTTGGCGGGCTTGGTGGTCGCCAAATAATCGAGCGCCGCTTGGAAAAGCGCGCCCATGTCCGCGGCCGTGGAAGTGGCCGCGGCTGCCTCCACTTCCGGGAGGACGGAGGGATCCGCGATTTCTCGCGGCCGGAGCGTGGCGCTGTCCAGCAGCACCACCTTGGCACCCGAATCCAGCTCCTCCAGCGCTTGGCTCAAGCGCACCAGGCCCTGTTCCCGCTTGGTCTTGCGCGTCGCGGGATCGAGCTGCTCCATGCTGGCGGAGCGATCCAGCAGAACCAGAATGGTATCGACTGAGCTGCTCCCCGTCCAACCCAGCCAGCCACCCGCGATGGGACGGGCCAAGGCCAGGAAGAGCGCCGCCACCGCCAGAGCGCGGCAGGTCAGGATGAGAAGGTTGCGTAGATTTTTGCGGCCTCGCGACTTCTCAGTGGCCCGCAGAAGGAACTGCATGGCCGCCCAATCCATGGTGCGGTGTCGCCAACGATTGACCAGATGAATGAGGACCGGGATGAGAGCGGCCAGCGCTCCCCAGAGAAACCAAGGGGCGGAGAAATTCATCGGCTCTTTTTCTTCGGCAAACGGGCTGTCAGGAAATCACCCAAGAGCGTTTCGTAGTCCTCATCGGTCACCACCAGATGGTAATCGGCCTTCGCCTGGTAGGTGTAGCGCCGCACGTCCGCCAGGTATTGCCGGAGCGCTTCTTGGTAGCGATCTCCGATGAGGTAAGGCTCCACCACGATGGAGGACTTGTCTTCCATGTCGACAAAGCGATAGGGCCGATCAAACTCGAAATCGAGCTCCTGCCGATCCAGCAAGTGGAAGACCGCCACATCGTGTTTGCGGTAGCGCAGGTGCTGGAAGGCTTCATTCAGCTCCTCGGGCTCGCAGAAAAAATCCGAGAAGATGCAAACGAGCGCCCGCTGAGGAATCTGCTCGGCTACCTCGTGCAAGCTCTTGACCAAGCCCGTCTCCCCCTTCAGTTCCACCTGCTCCAATTGGTCAAAGATGTATTGCAAATGGCGGGGCGAACGTCGGGGCGGGATGTCGGCTGTGACCACATCGCTACAGCAAGTCAGCCCCACCGCATCGCCCTGATTGATGGAGAGGTAGGCCAGGGCGGCCGCCATTTTGCGTGCGTAGACGAACTTGTTCTCCTCCCCGGAGGTGAAAGCCATGCTGGCGCTGGTATCGACGACGAAGTAGGCCCGCAGATTGGTGTCGGCTTCGAACTCCTTGACGTAAAACCGGTCGCTCCGGGCGTAGGCTTGCCAGTCGAGTCGGCGGGGGTCATCCCCGGGCACATACTTGCGATACTCAGCAAACTCGATGCTGGAGCCGCGGTGCGGGCTGCGGTGCATGCCAGCCACACTCCCCATCATGGGATGGCGAGAATGGATCTGAATCGCCTGCAGTTTGGCGAGGACCGCTGGGTCGAGAAACTCGCGGGCCTGACCGCTGGAGGAAGAAGTAGCCACCGTCCCGCGCTTACTCCCGCTCGTGTTGTTCGCGAAGCTCTTCCAGGAGGCGATCCACCACCTTGGCGCTCGTCATGCCCTCACTCTCGGCGCTGAAATTGGTCAAGACCCGGTGCGTCATGACCGGACGAGTGACCTCTTCCAAGTCCTCCAAGCGCACGATGAAACTGCCGGAAAGAGCCGCGCGCGCCTTGGCCCCGAGAATCAAGTTTTGCACCGCCCGTGGCCCCGCTCCCCACGACACCAGCGCCTGCAACCAAGCGGGGCTATCCGGAGAATCCGGCCGGGTCTTGCGCACCAGCTCCACGGCATACTCGAAGATGTGATCGGGCACCGGAACCCTCCGGACGAGGTCCTGGTAGAAAAGAATCTTGTCCTTTTCCAAAATCGTTTGCAGCTCTTTCACGATCCCCCCGGTCGTCTCGCGAGCAATCCGCAGCTCCTCTTCCTCGCTCGGGTAATCCACCTCGATCAGAAACATAAACCGGTCCAGCTGCGCTTCCGGCAGCGGGTAGGTCCCCTCTTGTTCGACCGGGTTTTGGGTCGCCAAGACAAAGAAGGGCGGGTCCAGCGTGAAGCTATTGCCCAAGGCGGTCACCCGTCGCTCCTGCATCGCTTCCAAAAGGGCCGACTGGGTCTTGGCGGGGGCCCGGTTGATCTCATCGGCCAAGACGATGTTGGCGAAAACCGGCCCTTTCACGAACTCGAACTGCCGCTTTCCACCCACGCCTTCGTCCTGGAGAATGTCGGTCCCCGTGATGTCCATGGGCATCAGATCGGGCGTGAATTGGATCCGACTGAAAGACAAGCCCAGCGTCTCGGCCACCGAAGAGACCAAAAGCGTCTTGGCCAAACCCGGGACGCCCATCAAAAGCGAGTGGCCCCTCGCGAAAAGGCTGATGGAAAGCAGCTCGATGACCTTCTCCTGACCCACGATCACCTTGCCCAGCTCGTCCTTGAGTTGCTGGTAGACCCTTCCCAATTCCTCAATGGCAGCCACATCATCGGCCTCCATCTTGGGCATCTCCGGGATCCCATCCGGGGCGGGCAAGTCTTCGAGAGTCGTTTCGGGGGAAGATTCAGGTTCCATCATCAGATTGTTCTAAGACCAACAGGAGAACCCTGGAATGGGCCTTCCGCTTTGTCGAGCGCTCATGCGAGAGAGCGAAGCCAGGGGCAACGCTCGCCTTCGGTTCTACTCACTCAGTGTGCA encodes:
- a CDS encoding AAA family ATPase, giving the protein MPKMEADDVAAIEELGRVYQQLKDELGKVIVGQEKVIELLSISLFARGHSLLMGVPGLAKTLLVSSVAETLGLSFSRIQFTPDLMPMDITGTDILQDEGVGGKRQFEFVKGPVFANIVLADEINRAPAKTQSALLEAMQERRVTALGNSFTLDPPFFVLATQNPVEQEGTYPLPEAQLDRFMFLIEVDYPSEEEELRIARETTGGIVKELQTILEKDKILFYQDLVRRVPVPDHIFEYAVELVRKTRPDSPDSPAWLQALVSWGAGPRAVQNLILGAKARAALSGSFIVRLEDLEEVTRPVMTHRVLTNFSAESEGMTSAKVVDRLLEELREQHERE
- a CDS encoding BatA domain-containing protein, translated to MNFSAPWFLWGALAALIPVLIHLVNRWRHRTMDWAAMQFLLRATEKSRGRKNLRNLLILTCRALAVAALFLALARPIAGGWLGWTGSSSVDTILVLLDRSASMEQLDPATRKTKREQGLVRLSQALEELDSGAKVVLLDSATLRPREIADPSVLPEVEAAAATSTAADMGALFQAALDYLATTKPAKSEIWVVSDLETSSWQPEGGKWAAVRSGFEEMPTRPKVRLLAFRGESVQENLTLNFREAQREGGDLVVGLEILQPQDRQRELTLAVRLEDARFETKVELDSQSLRMPLRIPLGDREGAGWGSVSLPADSNLQDNRVFFAFGERLPLHSGLVAPVDRPARLVGLAAAPPQGDREVLRVTPENAHTVDWENSAAVWWMGPLPEGPVADELTRFLEAGGVVLFFPPGLEDSGSFEGVAWSAIEDAPAQATFEIVGWVPNEGPLANAEDGFPLPVDRMEVIRRQLPVGDLTELASYADDVPFLARKVVGKGAAFFCSTLPDERWSGMALPNRPDALVLAVMMQRMLGQGGGKLGSARLAEAGESLPGLEEGVVERLLPEGPGGVQLTQAGLYRYQGRFLALNRPIQETGTEFLEENEVDQVFGSLPYSLFEVGGGQQESLVSEIWRTFVMVVLLLLLAEAFLSLPPARRVDPLAPQSSPV
- a CDS encoding DUF58 domain-containing protein → MATSSSSGQAREFLDPAVLAKLQAIQIHSRHPMMGSVAGMHRSPHRGSSIEFAEYRKYVPGDDPRRLDWQAYARSDRFYVKEFEADTNLRAYFVVDTSASMAFTSGEENKFVYARKMAAALAYLSINQGDAVGLTCCSDVVTADIPPRRSPRHLQYIFDQLEQVELKGETGLVKSLHEVAEQIPQRALVCIFSDFFCEPEELNEAFQHLRYRKHDVAVFHLLDRQELDFEFDRPYRFVDMEDKSSIVVEPYLIGDRYQEALRQYLADVRRYTYQAKADYHLVVTDEDYETLLGDFLTARLPKKKSR